In Candidatus Desulfofervidus auxilii, the genomic stretch CAGTTCAACACGTGGTATTCTTCCTGTAAATATAACGTTATTTTTTATATCTAACTTCCTGGCGAGTTGTTCATGATATTTCTTCAACGACCCGTCGCCACCAATAATAAATAATATGTCTTTTCTATAATTAACCACTAATTTAGCGGCCATTATCAAATAAACGATCCCATATACTGGTTCATGATGTCTTACAGTAAAAACTATAAATTTATCCTCGGCACCATATCTTTGCCTTATAATTTTTAAATTTACATCAGGATTAAATTTTTTTACGTCCACGGCATTAGGAATAAGATATACTTTTCCAGTATCCTTAACTAATCCACAAGTTTCTTTATATACAGCTTTACTGGCAACAATAATAGCATCACTCTTATTAAGAATCTCCTTGACCAAGATATCATAACTTTTCCGAAGTCTAATGCCATATCCTACATCTGGTTCTGTAAGGATATCATAACCATGCAGAGTGATGACTAAAGGGTTCTTAAGTGCCCTTTTTACTAAAGTGCCCACGAAGCCCTCAGGATACGCGAAATGGGCGTGAACGATATTCAATTTTACATTACGTGTCATTTTAAGTGCAAATGATGCGTAAGCATAACTTCGTAACAATTGAAAATAATTTTTCATTAAAAATTGATGTGGGTAATATCGTGCACTAACTATTGAATCCTTGAAGGCATTTAGTAAAAATATTTTGTTTTCTTTCATATTATAGAAATATATTCTATTAGAGTATGTAAACCATCTCTCATCCTTCTTAGATCTAATAACAAAGATTTTAAGACCTCTTCTTGCAAGTCTTTCGATCTCATCGAAAACAAAAGAATATCTAATCTCCTCAGGAATTGTACTGACAAAGGATGAAATCACTAGTATACGCATATTA encodes the following:
- a CDS encoding glycosyltransferase; this translates as MRILVISSFVSTIPEEIRYSFVFDEIERLARRGLKIFVIRSKKDERWFTYSNRIYFYNMKENKIFLLNAFKDSIVSARYYPHQFLMKNYFQLLRSYAYASFALKMTRNVKLNIVHAHFAYPEGFVGTLVKRALKNPLVITLHGYDILTEPDVGYGIRLRKSYDILVKEILNKSDAIIVASKAVYKETCGLVKDTGKVYLIPNAVDVKKFNPDVNLKIIRQRYGAEDKFIVFTVRHHEPVYGIVYLIMAAKLVVNYRKDILFIIGGDGSLKKYHEQLARKLDIKNNVIFTGRIPRVEL